From Sediminibacterium sp. TEGAF015, a single genomic window includes:
- the ade gene encoding adenine deaminase: MSTAYTVTALLVDIYNKSIYPARVTIANKKIASIEAAAEEDIDTPGYIMPGFIDSHVHIESSMLIPSEFARIAVLHGTVATVSDPHEIANVCGMEGVQFMIENGKQVPFKFNFGAPSCVPATVFETAGASLDSNEVAQLLASDDIKYLSEMMNFPGVLHNDPEVMKKIAAAHRAGKPVDGHAPGLTGALAKQYIEAGISTDHECFTLEEAVDKLSYGMKIIIREGSAAKNFEALADLIDDHPNSIMFCSDDKHPDSLVEGHINQLCARSVAKGLDIFNILKVACINPVHHYKLNVGTLRVGDPADFIVVEDLTHFKVTQTYIDGQPLLINNSSKNPDITNPNIEGVTPFKSIIPSVAATPINRFSCKPVTVEDLQVHITNYPQKGGLIPVIEALDGQLITNRIMMKGLEINGEWISNPETDCLKMVVVNRYHMAPVAKAFIKNFGFRTGAIASTVAHDSHNIVAVGATDGELVAAINAVIAAEGGISCVKGSDQKVLPLPVAGLMSTEDGFEIANQYTAIDAMAKSLGSKLGAPFMTLSFMALLVIPHLKLSDKGLFDGDRFSFLS, from the coding sequence ATGAGCACTGCATATACAGTTACGGCACTATTGGTCGATATATATAACAAATCAATTTATCCTGCACGAGTTACCATAGCCAATAAAAAAATTGCCTCTATAGAAGCTGCAGCCGAAGAAGACATTGACACGCCAGGATATATCATGCCGGGTTTTATTGATAGCCATGTGCATATTGAAAGCAGCATGCTCATACCCAGTGAATTCGCAAGAATTGCAGTGTTGCATGGTACTGTTGCTACCGTAAGTGACCCACATGAAATTGCCAATGTCTGTGGCATGGAAGGAGTACAATTCATGATTGAAAATGGGAAACAGGTTCCCTTCAAATTCAATTTTGGTGCGCCCAGTTGCGTACCAGCCACTGTTTTTGAAACGGCAGGTGCTTCCTTAGATAGCAACGAAGTAGCACAGTTGCTCGCATCAGACGACATTAAATATTTAAGTGAGATGATGAATTTTCCCGGCGTGCTGCACAATGACCCCGAAGTCATGAAAAAAATTGCAGCAGCACACCGGGCCGGCAAGCCCGTGGATGGCCATGCCCCCGGCCTTACCGGAGCTTTGGCTAAACAATATATAGAAGCCGGCATATCCACCGATCACGAATGCTTTACTTTAGAGGAGGCCGTAGATAAATTATCCTATGGGATGAAAATTATTATCCGTGAAGGAAGTGCTGCCAAAAATTTTGAGGCTTTAGCCGATCTCATCGACGACCATCCGAATAGTATTATGTTTTGCAGCGACGACAAACATCCGGACAGTCTGGTAGAAGGACATATCAATCAATTGTGTGCAAGGTCTGTTGCCAAAGGGCTGGATATTTTCAATATTTTAAAAGTGGCTTGCATTAATCCGGTACATCACTACAAACTGAATGTGGGAACCCTACGCGTAGGAGACCCTGCCGACTTTATTGTAGTGGAAGACCTTACTCATTTTAAAGTAACCCAAACCTATATTGACGGACAGCCGCTGCTGATTAACAACAGTTCAAAAAATCCAGATATAACCAATCCGAATATCGAAGGCGTTACTCCATTCAAATCCATCATTCCCTCAGTAGCTGCCACTCCAATCAATCGCTTTTCCTGCAAACCAGTAACAGTGGAAGACCTTCAAGTACATATAACTAATTATCCGCAGAAAGGAGGTTTGATTCCAGTCATAGAAGCTTTGGACGGACAACTCATAACAAATCGGATCATGATGAAGGGCCTAGAAATCAACGGAGAATGGATTAGCAATCCGGAAACAGATTGTTTAAAAATGGTAGTAGTGAACCGGTACCATATGGCGCCGGTAGCAAAAGCATTCATCAAGAATTTTGGTTTCCGTACCGGCGCCATCGCCTCTACCGTAGCACACGATAGTCATAATATTGTGGCAGTTGGCGCAACGGATGGGGAACTGGTAGCAGCCATTAATGCAGTAATTGCTGCAGAGGGCGGTATCAGTTGCGTAAAGGGTTCCGATCAAAAAGTTTTGCCCTTGCCAGTTGCCGGACTCATGAGTACAGAAGATGGTTTTGAGATAGCCAATCAATATACGGCGATTGACGCCATGGCCAAGAGCCTAGGAAGTAAGCTGGGAGCGCCATTCATGACCTTAAGTTTTATGGCATTGCTCGTGATTCCTCACTTAAAATTAAGTGACAAGGGATTATTTGATGGAGACCGCTTTTCGTTTTTATCCTGA
- the trmD gene encoding tRNA (guanosine(37)-N1)-methyltransferase TrmD, translating into MFTIDIITVVPALLEGPFSHSIMKRAQDKGLLRVRTHNLRKWAINKHAQVDDYPFGGGAGMVLMCEPLANAIEELQKETKYDAIIYMTPDGERFNQQRANQLSLLQNLLIICGHYKGIDQRIRDQYVNMEISIGDYVLSGGELAAAVVVDAIGRLIPGVLSDETSALTDSFQDNLLAPPVYTRPADFRGMKVPEILLQGDPKKVEDWRFEQSMERTKERRPDLLKED; encoded by the coding sequence ATGTTCACTATTGATATCATCACGGTTGTTCCAGCCCTATTGGAAGGTCCTTTTAGCCACAGCATCATGAAACGTGCACAGGATAAAGGTTTGCTTAGGGTTCGTACGCATAATCTGCGCAAGTGGGCTATTAATAAACATGCACAGGTAGACGATTATCCATTTGGTGGTGGCGCAGGAATGGTACTAATGTGTGAGCCACTTGCCAACGCAATTGAAGAACTGCAAAAGGAAACAAAGTATGATGCCATTATCTATATGACTCCGGATGGTGAAAGATTCAACCAGCAAAGAGCAAATCAGTTATCACTACTTCAGAATCTTTTGATTATCTGTGGACACTACAAAGGAATTGACCAGAGAATCAGAGACCAATACGTAAATATGGAAATATCCATTGGAGATTATGTATTGAGTGGAGGAGAACTGGCAGCGGCAGTGGTTGTGGATGCAATCGGAAGATTAATTCCCGGCGTTTTAAGCGATGAAACTTCTGCCTTAACAGATTCCTTTCAGGACAATTTACTTGCCCCGCCTGTTTATACCCGCCCGGCAGATTTCAGAGGCATGAAAGTTCCGGAAATATTATTACAGGGCGATCCCAAAAAAGTGGAAGACTGGCGTTTTGAACAATCCATGGAAAGAACAAAAGAGCGCAGACCCGATTTACTGAAAGAAGATTAA
- the upp gene encoding uracil phosphoribosyltransferase: MVINLSKQHSLLSNWVAELRNVNVQGDRMRFRRNLERIAEVAAYEISKELPWETVEIATPLGTHESKLLKDQPVLATILRAGLPMHNGMLNYFDKADNAFVSAYRKHHRDGSFEISMEYMSCPDLNNRVVLISDPMLATGASLVKTIQHMKAEWNPANIHVVVAIACTVGIEFLERECGTNIKIWCGDIDEELTAKSYIVPGLGDAGDLAYGSKMQS, from the coding sequence ATGGTGATCAACTTAAGTAAGCAGCACAGCCTGCTAAGCAACTGGGTAGCTGAGTTAAGAAATGTAAACGTACAAGGCGACCGCATGCGTTTCAGAAGAAACCTGGAGCGTATTGCAGAAGTAGCTGCTTATGAAATCAGCAAGGAACTTCCCTGGGAAACGGTTGAAATAGCTACTCCATTGGGAACACACGAAAGCAAACTATTAAAAGATCAGCCCGTTTTGGCAACCATCTTAAGAGCAGGATTACCTATGCACAATGGTATGCTTAACTACTTTGATAAAGCCGACAATGCATTTGTGTCTGCGTACCGCAAACACCACAGAGATGGGAGTTTTGAAATAAGCATGGAATACATGAGCTGTCCGGACCTGAATAACAGAGTTGTGTTAATTTCTGACCCCATGCTTGCCACCGGTGCCTCCTTGGTAAAGACCATTCAACACATGAAAGCAGAATGGAATCCGGCAAATATTCACGTGGTAGTAGCCATCGCCTGCACTGTAGGTATTGAATTCCTAGAAAGAGAATGCGGAACCAATATTAAAATCTGGTGTGGCGATATTGACGAAGAACTGACTGCCAAGTCGTATATCGTTCCGGGTTTAGGTGACGCCGGCGACCTGGCATATGGCTCAAAAATGCAATCATAG
- a CDS encoding carbohydrate binding family 9 domain-containing protein, which produces MRILTILFFTCYWANGFAQVRNGETFQKDYQIVITKTHAPVKIDGILDDEIWKKAQKVSSFWEKYPDDKKKAKHATEVQTSYDEKFLYVAFTAYDSGKVFIQSLKRDIGHDGNDCVALVLDPVNTRNNGFFFVVNAYNAQSEDQLTSAGDGVSFSWDQTWYSETKRYGDRWTAEMAIPFKSIRYPADKKTWGINFVRVDTKTNEYSTWTNVPVNFASHDIGYTGALVWEDAPPKPGSNSVFVPFVTTEVTENRAGNEPINAKPNAGFDAKIGLTSSLNLDLTVNPDFSQIEVDRQVTNLTRFNIFFPERRTFFLENADLFSGYGIEPIRPFYSRRIGLDKNGNKIPILFGARITGNIAKKTRIGFMNMQTGRQGDYAPENYTALSVDQRVFSRSVIKAYFLNRSSFMTEKEKNANPLDVFSRNAGIEYNYSDLEGKWGAWATYHHSFKPGIKSDNAFYNLGFSYNSRNFSFMQDLTNLGTNYFADMGFIERIENYDASRDTSIRVGFKHSYTNAEYKIIPSKGKLIGIRFEAENYVVWNPDNSFNERNTSFSGGVEFRNTSRIGYGATDYEVDLLFPISFTGGTPLPVAKYKYRDVGIRYNSDFRRPFSFNVSAATGGFYNGTNRTLTAGITFRKLPNTNLNLNIQYNKLEFPGTYGSTELFLISQRTEINFSTKLFWTTFFQYNTQRNNININSRLQYRFKPMSDLFLVYTDNYFTSPLMKNRNRALVFKLNYWLNL; this is translated from the coding sequence ATGAGAATACTGACTATTTTATTTTTTACATGTTACTGGGCAAATGGATTTGCTCAAGTTAGAAATGGAGAGACTTTTCAGAAAGACTATCAGATTGTTATAACCAAAACACACGCACCTGTAAAAATTGATGGTATACTGGACGATGAAATTTGGAAAAAGGCCCAAAAAGTGAGCTCCTTTTGGGAAAAATATCCAGATGACAAAAAGAAAGCTAAACATGCAACAGAAGTACAAACTTCCTATGATGAGAAGTTTTTGTACGTTGCATTTACCGCGTACGATTCAGGGAAAGTTTTTATACAAAGTTTAAAGAGAGATATTGGTCACGATGGAAATGATTGTGTGGCCTTGGTACTGGATCCGGTAAATACCAGGAATAATGGTTTCTTTTTTGTGGTGAATGCCTATAATGCACAAAGCGAAGATCAGCTTACCTCTGCAGGAGATGGAGTTTCATTCAGCTGGGACCAGACCTGGTATTCTGAAACCAAAAGATATGGAGATCGCTGGACCGCTGAAATGGCCATCCCTTTTAAATCCATTCGCTATCCGGCCGATAAAAAAACCTGGGGAATCAATTTTGTAAGAGTTGATACAAAGACCAACGAATATTCTACCTGGACCAATGTGCCTGTCAATTTTGCCTCTCATGATATTGGTTATACAGGTGCATTAGTTTGGGAAGATGCTCCCCCAAAACCAGGAAGCAATTCAGTATTTGTTCCTTTTGTAACAACAGAAGTAACAGAAAACAGAGCCGGCAATGAACCCATCAATGCCAAACCCAATGCAGGTTTTGATGCAAAAATCGGATTGACTTCTTCCTTAAATTTAGACTTAACAGTTAATCCCGATTTCTCTCAGATTGAAGTAGATAGACAGGTTACCAATTTAACCCGTTTCAATATCTTCTTCCCTGAAAGAAGAACTTTTTTCTTAGAGAATGCAGATTTGTTTTCTGGATATGGAATTGAACCCATCAGACCATTTTACTCCAGAAGAATTGGATTGGACAAAAACGGAAACAAAATTCCCATTCTTTTTGGCGCCAGAATTACAGGAAATATTGCAAAGAAAACCAGAATTGGTTTTATGAATATGCAAACCGGAAGACAAGGTGATTATGCTCCAGAGAATTATACAGCTTTATCTGTGGATCAGAGAGTGTTCAGCCGCTCTGTTATAAAAGCATATTTTTTAAACAGAAGTAGTTTCATGACTGAAAAAGAAAAAAATGCAAATCCACTGGATGTTTTCAGTCGCAATGCAGGCATAGAATACAACTACTCTGACCTGGAAGGGAAATGGGGGGCCTGGGCTACTTATCATCACTCCTTTAAACCAGGCATTAAAAGTGACAATGCTTTTTACAACCTTGGATTTTCCTACAATAGCAGAAATTTTAGCTTCATGCAGGACCTAACCAACCTGGGTACCAACTACTTTGCTGATATGGGTTTTATTGAGAGGATTGAAAACTATGATGCCTCCAGAGACACATCCATTAGAGTTGGATTTAAGCACTCTTATACGAACGCAGAATATAAAATCATCCCGTCAAAAGGCAAACTGATAGGAATTCGCTTTGAAGCCGAGAACTATGTTGTATGGAATCCTGACAATAGTTTTAATGAAAGAAATACCAGTTTTAGCGGGGGAGTAGAATTTAGAAATACGTCTAGAATTGGATATGGCGCAACAGACTATGAAGTAGATTTATTATTTCCGATTTCTTTTACAGGAGGAACACCACTTCCTGTAGCAAAATACAAATACAGAGATGTAGGAATCCGGTATAACTCAGATTTCAGAAGGCCATTCAGTTTCAATGTAAGTGCAGCAACAGGTGGATTTTATAATGGTACAAACAGAACACTAACAGCTGGAATCACTTTCAGAAAATTACCCAATACAAATCTGAATCTGAATATACAATACAACAAGTTAGAATTTCCGGGCACGTATGGCTCAACTGAACTTTTTTTGATATCACAGCGAACAGAAATCAATTTTTCTACCAAATTATTTTGGACAACTTTTTTTCAATACAACACACAAAGAAACAATATCAATATCAACAGCAGATTACAATACAGATTTAAGCCAATGAGCGATCTGTTCCTGGTTTACACAGACAATTATTTTACATCGCCTTTAATGAAAAACAGAAACAGAGCGCTCGTTTTTAAATTGAACTATTGGCTTAATTTATAA
- a CDS encoding WD40/YVTN/BNR-like repeat-containing protein, producing the protein MRKILSILVLSVCMLPLQAQKKERVKQVAIPKEDVSDQLLAKVKYRSIGPYRGGRSAAVAGSYKNKTTFYFGGTGGGVWKTTDGGSNWKNISDKFFGGTIGAVAVAPSDESIVYVGEGENTMRGNVAEGLGGVWRSADAGRTWKNIGLNDGRHIIRLIIHPRDPNTVWAAVMGHLFGPNEERGVYKTTDGGKTWKKTLYINNQTGASDLVMEPGNPDVFYAGMWRVIRTPHSMESGGEGSGLYKSTDGGETWQPLINKKGMPKGLWGIVGVAVAPSNPEKVYAIIENANGGLFKSEDAGETWTLTSNDNNIRQRAWYYTKVYVDPKNENLVYCPNVNFMKSNDGGRTFQSVNTPHGDHHDLWIDPEDGRRMIVADDGGAQVSFDGGNNWSTMDNQPTGQFYRVTTDNAVPYRILGAQQDNSTVRIKSRTSGSGITARDWDITAGSESGHVVADPLNPEIVYGGNYGGYLARLDHRTGENRAINVWPDNPMGAGADVLKYRFQWNFPIFFSPHNPKRLYTAGNHLFVTENEGQSWEMISPDLTTNDKTKQGPSGGPITKDNTSVEYYSTIFAATESALEKDVLWTGSDDGLIHVSKDGGKSWNNVTPPDAGKWMMWNCIETDPFRKGTAFFAGTKYKLDDYTPYLYKTNDYGKTWTRITTGINNMHFTRAIRADRKVQGLLYAGTEFGMYISYNDGASWKPFQLNLPVVPITDIALKDNDLIVATQGRSFWVIDDLTIIQQKNASILDKNLHVFAVNDSYRTEGGGRRRRGAVAAEPNAGANPPQGTVINFYAKGITDSSKVSITIHDKQGKPIKTFSSYTKVAEDQLEVVEGMNQFVWDQNYPPAERTDGMILWNGGIGSAKAAPGKYTGKIKYGNDSADFSFVIKPNPTYAATEADYDAQVSFLLSVRDKFNEVQKAIRNIRTLRTQITDLNAKIDAKSNKEIKQLADSINKQITSVEEALYQTKAKSGQDVLNFPIRLNDKIAGLYGVASSGQNAPSRQVREVFADLSAQANLQLSKLKQVLDTDVKQLNKLINDKQVPVIGIK; encoded by the coding sequence ATGAGAAAAATCCTATCGATTCTTGTATTGTCCGTTTGCATGCTTCCGCTACAAGCGCAAAAAAAAGAAAGAGTAAAACAGGTCGCCATCCCTAAAGAAGATGTTTCAGACCAATTATTAGCTAAAGTAAAATACCGTTCCATTGGACCATACCGCGGAGGCAGAAGTGCCGCAGTGGCGGGTAGTTATAAAAATAAAACCACTTTTTATTTTGGTGGAACAGGGGGTGGCGTTTGGAAAACGACTGATGGTGGAAGTAATTGGAAAAATATTTCTGATAAATTTTTCGGGGGTACCATCGGGGCAGTAGCCGTTGCACCCAGTGACGAATCTATTGTATATGTAGGTGAGGGAGAAAATACCATGCGAGGCAATGTTGCTGAAGGATTGGGTGGTGTTTGGCGTAGTGCAGATGCAGGCAGAACCTGGAAAAATATCGGATTAAATGATGGCAGACATATTATCCGTTTGATTATACATCCAAGAGATCCGAACACTGTTTGGGCTGCTGTAATGGGCCACCTTTTTGGACCGAATGAAGAGAGAGGTGTCTATAAAACTACAGACGGTGGAAAGACCTGGAAGAAAACTTTATACATCAACAATCAGACAGGTGCATCTGACCTTGTAATGGAGCCAGGTAATCCCGATGTGTTTTATGCTGGTATGTGGAGAGTAATCAGAACTCCGCACAGCATGGAAAGCGGTGGTGAAGGAAGTGGATTGTATAAAAGTACCGATGGTGGAGAAACCTGGCAACCCTTGATTAATAAAAAAGGGATGCCTAAGGGTTTGTGGGGTATTGTTGGTGTAGCAGTTGCTCCGTCAAATCCGGAAAAAGTATATGCGATTATTGAAAATGCAAATGGTGGTTTATTTAAAAGTGAAGACGCAGGTGAAACCTGGACACTAACCAGTAATGACAATAATATTCGTCAGCGTGCCTGGTACTATACGAAAGTATATGTTGACCCTAAGAATGAAAACCTGGTGTATTGCCCCAATGTAAACTTTATGAAGAGTAACGATGGTGGCAGAACTTTCCAGTCTGTGAATACACCTCATGGTGATCACCACGATTTATGGATTGATCCCGAAGATGGCAGGAGAATGATTGTAGCAGATGATGGGGGAGCACAGGTAAGTTTTGACGGAGGGAATAACTGGAGTACTATGGACAATCAACCTACTGGTCAATTCTATCGGGTAACAACAGATAATGCTGTTCCTTACAGAATTTTAGGAGCTCAACAGGATAATTCAACTGTTCGTATTAAAAGTAGAACCAGCGGCTCTGGTATCACTGCCAGAGACTGGGATATTACAGCGGGTTCTGAAAGTGGCCATGTTGTTGCAGATCCATTAAATCCTGAAATTGTTTATGGAGGTAACTATGGCGGATATTTAGCAAGACTCGATCATAGAACAGGTGAGAACAGAGCCATCAACGTGTGGCCGGATAATCCAATGGGTGCAGGTGCCGATGTATTGAAGTATCGCTTCCAGTGGAACTTCCCCATCTTTTTTTCGCCGCATAATCCAAAGCGTTTATATACAGCAGGTAACCATTTATTTGTAACAGAGAATGAGGGACAGAGCTGGGAAATGATCAGCCCCGATTTAACAACAAATGATAAAACCAAACAGGGACCAAGTGGTGGACCTATCACCAAGGATAATACTTCTGTTGAATATTATTCTACCATTTTTGCAGCTACTGAATCAGCATTAGAAAAAGATGTATTGTGGACAGGCAGTGATGATGGTCTGATTCATGTTAGCAAGGACGGAGGTAAGTCCTGGAATAATGTTACGCCTCCAGATGCAGGCAAGTGGATGATGTGGAACTGTATTGAAACAGATCCTTTCAGAAAAGGTACTGCTTTTTTTGCGGGAACAAAATACAAACTAGATGATTATACTCCTTATTTGTATAAAACAAATGACTACGGTAAAACCTGGACGCGCATCACAACAGGAATCAATAATATGCATTTTACAAGAGCTATCAGAGCTGACAGAAAAGTGCAGGGTTTATTGTATGCTGGAACAGAATTTGGTATGTATATCAGCTACAACGATGGTGCAAGTTGGAAACCTTTCCAGTTGAATTTACCGGTAGTGCCTATCACTGATATTGCATTAAAGGATAACGATCTCATTGTAGCCACTCAGGGTCGTTCATTTTGGGTAATTGATGATTTAACTATCATACAGCAAAAAAATGCATCGATTCTTGATAAGAATTTGCATGTGTTTGCAGTGAATGACAGTTACAGAACAGAAGGAGGTGGCAGAAGAAGAAGAGGGGCTGTTGCGGCTGAACCTAATGCAGGAGCCAATCCTCCGCAGGGTACCGTAATCAACTTTTATGCAAAGGGGATAACCGATAGTTCAAAAGTTTCTATTACTATTCATGACAAACAAGGAAAGCCTATTAAAACTTTCAGCAGTTACACCAAAGTGGCAGAAGATCAGCTGGAAGTGGTAGAAGGCATGAATCAGTTTGTATGGGATCAGAATTATCCGCCTGCTGAAAGAACAGATGGAATGATACTTTGGAACGGTGGAATTGGTTCTGCTAAAGCTGCTCCCGGAAAATACACTGGAAAAATCAAGTATGGCAATGACTCCGCTGATTTTAGTTTTGTGATTAAACCAAATCCTACCTATGCTGCAACAGAAGCGGATTACGATGCACAGGTTAGTTTCCTATTATCTGTTCGTGATAAATTCAATGAAGTGCAGAAAGCTATCAGAAATATCCGAACCCTAAGAACACAGATTACGGACCTAAACGCTAAGATTGATGCTAAATCTAATAAAGAGATTAAGCAATTGGCAGATAGCATCAACAAACAAATTACATCAGTAGAAGAAGCATTGTACCAAACCAAAGCTAAGAGCGGACAGGATGTATTGAACTTCCCAATTCGTCTAAATGATAAAATTGCAGGATTGTACGGAGTAGCGTCAAGTGGTCAGAATGCACCTAGCAGACAGGTACGTGAAGTATTTGCAGATTTAAGTGCACAGGCCAATTTGCAATTGTCCAAATTGAAACAGGTATTAGATACAGATGTTAAACAACTAAATAAATTAATAAATGACAAACAAGTTCCTGTAATAGGAATTAAATAA
- a CDS encoding PorP/SprF family type IX secretion system membrane protein — MRKLLLWGCGAFLSLVAQAQDPHFSQFFSSPLTLNPAFTGKFFGTYRIAGNYRNQWPGINNAFTTATASIDFQIMQNKMQRGDTWGVGFMGFNDNSSNGAVQFNYGSFSTAYHKSLDEDGMHQIGLGFQGTYANMFINTTNLNFEDQLTTAGFTRVSSEIFNNTTLKSKYLDLNAGLLYNGSTNENNNFYFGISMYHINRPRQSFTGAEYALKPRTNIHAGAYFPLSTSATLHLSGSQSFQAQASQTIIGGAIQLNATPDQLNPTSLYIGAWMRMKDAIIPYIGIEFNNIRIGATYDYNTSSLRTASMNRGGIEVSLIYIRRPNTDRPVNCPKF, encoded by the coding sequence ATGCGTAAACTTCTGCTTTGGGGATGTGGGGCTTTTTTGTCTTTGGTAGCGCAGGCACAGGATCCGCATTTTTCTCAATTTTTTTCTTCCCCGCTTACTTTAAATCCCGCCTTCACTGGTAAATTTTTTGGTACTTATCGCATAGCAGGTAATTATCGCAATCAATGGCCAGGCATCAACAATGCTTTTACAACGGCAACTGCTTCCATCGATTTTCAAATCATGCAGAATAAAATGCAAAGAGGCGATACCTGGGGTGTGGGCTTCATGGGATTCAACGACAATAGCAGTAATGGCGCAGTTCAGTTTAATTACGGAAGTTTCTCAACAGCTTATCACAAGAGCCTGGATGAAGATGGTATGCACCAGATTGGACTTGGCTTTCAGGGAACATATGCCAATATGTTTATCAATACCACTAATCTCAATTTTGAAGATCAGTTAACTACAGCTGGTTTTACCAGAGTGAGTTCAGAGATATTCAACAATACCACACTCAAATCAAAATACCTCGATTTAAACGCAGGTTTATTGTACAACGGAAGTACCAACGAGAATAATAATTTCTATTTTGGCATCAGCATGTACCATATTAATAGGCCCCGGCAATCTTTTACCGGAGCCGAATATGCACTGAAGCCCAGAACCAATATTCATGCAGGGGCCTATTTTCCACTAAGCACTTCTGCAACCCTTCACCTGAGCGGATCACAGAGTTTTCAGGCACAGGCTTCTCAAACCATTATCGGGGGTGCCATACAACTGAATGCAACGCCTGATCAACTCAACCCAACGAGCTTATACATTGGTGCCTGGATGAGAATGAAAGATGCCATCATTCCTTATATTGGCATTGAGTTTAACAATATCCGAATTGGTGCAACCTACGATTACAATACTTCCTCTTTAAGAACAGCTTCCATGAACAGAGGAGGAATTGAAGTTTCCCTGATTTATATCAGAAGACCCAATACAGACAGGCCAGTGAACTGCCCCAAGTTTTAG
- a CDS encoding PAS domain S-box protein — MISSENKREDEFRKLSYHLPDLIFQFTRRPDGSYYVPIASKGIENIFGCQPEDVKDSFDAIARVLHPDDAERVLEDIEHSAKNISEFYCEFRVCIPGKPVQWILSRSSPEALPDGSVTWYGFNANITEQRNTLEQLTTLYKKQEAILKAIPDLIFVIGNDKIIYEYHSNVNDLLAAPPEVFMGKKYSDIISKEASAVMDAALAETDEKGISVGQQYELSLPIGKFWFELSVVPIEDETTLTKKYLVVSTNITERKIKDDKIQQLSIAVEQSSTSIVITDLNGNIEYVNQFFIDITGYSREEAIGSNINILQTGHTTSEQYANMWDTIIKGYTWKGEFLNRKKNGELFWEEATITPVRNKNGVIEHFLGIKTDITAQKATTEKLRKIAWNQSHQVRGPLTDIMGIINLMKMEISSEEKNMLLNQLEIAAKVLDKAIHDIVDETKE, encoded by the coding sequence ATGATATCTTCTGAAAATAAGAGAGAAGACGAGTTCAGAAAACTCTCTTACCATCTGCCCGACCTTATCTTTCAATTTACCAGAAGGCCAGATGGGTCTTATTATGTACCCATAGCCTCTAAAGGAATTGAAAATATTTTTGGATGCCAACCAGAGGACGTAAAGGATAGTTTTGATGCGATTGCCAGGGTACTTCATCCAGATGATGCAGAAAGAGTATTGGAAGATATTGAACATTCAGCAAAAAACATATCAGAATTCTACTGTGAATTCCGCGTATGCATTCCCGGGAAGCCTGTACAATGGATCTTATCCAGATCAAGCCCAGAGGCATTACCCGATGGATCTGTTACCTGGTATGGGTTCAATGCTAATATTACTGAACAAAGAAATACACTTGAGCAACTGACAACGCTTTATAAAAAGCAGGAAGCCATTTTAAAAGCCATCCCTGATTTGATATTTGTGATTGGCAATGACAAAATAATTTATGAATACCATTCTAATGTAAACGACTTATTAGCCGCTCCTCCAGAAGTTTTCATGGGGAAAAAATATTCAGATATTATTTCAAAAGAGGCTTCGGCTGTAATGGATGCTGCACTAGCAGAAACAGATGAAAAAGGAATATCAGTAGGTCAACAATATGAATTGAGTTTGCCCATAGGCAAATTCTGGTTTGAGCTATCTGTTGTGCCTATTGAAGACGAAACTACATTAACTAAAAAATATTTAGTCGTTTCAACAAATATTACAGAAAGAAAAATAAAGGATGATAAAATTCAACAGCTTTCAATAGCAGTTGAGCAGAGTAGCACCAGTATTGTCATAACCGATTTAAATGGGAATATTGAATACGTTAATCAATTTTTTATTGATATAACTGGATATAGCAGAGAAGAAGCAATAGGAAGTAATATCAATATTTTGCAAACAGGCCATACTACTTCGGAACAATATGCAAATATGTGGGACACAATCATCAAAGGGTATACCTGGAAAGGGGAATTTTTGAACAGAAAAAAGAACGGAGAACTTTTTTGGGAAGAAGCAACCATTACACCTGTTAGAAATAAAAATGGAGTTATTGAACATTTTCTAGGAATTAAAACCGATATAACTGCTCAAAAAGCCACTACAGAGAAACTAAGAAAAATTGCCTGGAATCAAAGCCATCAGGTTAGAGGCCCTTTAACTGATATTATGGGGATTATCAATCTGATGAAAATGGAAATTTCTTCTGAGGAAAAAAATATGCTATTGAATCAATTGGAAATAGCTGCAAAAGTTTTAGACAAAGCCATTCATGATATAGTTGACGAAACAAAAGAGTAG